From Brassica rapa cultivar Chiifu-401-42 chromosome A06, CAAS_Brap_v3.01, whole genome shotgun sequence:
CCGGCTTCTTCTACAAGAGTTTCTTCCGTGGTTAGTGCCTTGCATAATCTGTCAGAAGTGCTTGTTTATGAATGCTTCAGCAATAGAAGCTTGCTGAAGCCAGAACAACTTGAGAGCCTTGATAAAGTAGTAGAGAATCTCACCAGGTGTTCAAAGAAAATCACCTGTACACAAGCTATGCATGTTTCCTTACCAAATGTGGCCGACCTTAACGAGGTACTTGAGTTGTGTTATGATCCGGACCTATTTTGTTTTTACTAGAACATACACGCTGCTTGTTCTTGTTTGCTGTTAGTTGCTTAACGATACCCTTTTCAGGCCCCAAATGTAGTTGCTAAAGAGTTTCAAGGGTTTAATGTCAAGCCACTGGACAGCTTTGGCTCTAAAGAATCTGTAGATAAGGATGAGATGACGCAGGTATTTATTTACAtagtacattttttttttgcatatttgTAAACTCGTGACGTGATCTTAACTTTGCAGAGTATTAAGAACATACTTGCTTCCAAGTTTCCTGATGGTGAAGAAAACCACCCACAAACTCTTTTGTACAAGAATCTCTGGCTTGAAACGGAAGCTGCCTTATGCTCCACAACTTGCCTGGCTCGTTACCATCGGATCCAGAAAGAGACTGGTAATCTCAAATTGCAGAATAGAGGTTTGTAACTTTCAAACTAACCGTCTCCTTTGTCTGATAGTATTAATGACTACTAGAGCTGGATTGCAAGAGCATTTTGGAGGTAGATGAGATTAGGATTCTGTTAGTCTCAGGTCCATTTCAATAATTAAGTAAATCATATGTAGACGACCGGTTTTGTATCTTTCTCTAATGgctagaatttttttaaaaaattggctAACAGGTGTAGATATAGTATAAGAAATGAACCATGCACATCATCTTGCGAATACGCTTCAAAAGTATTTGTTTTAACAGTTCATCTTTTACTTTTCTCAGAGGTCTCTGCAGATGCATCAACCTTCAAGCAGGAACCTTTTCTTAACCCTCAGGAATCAGTTTCCATCATAAACAAGGTAGAGAAGGAGACGGCTGAACCAATCATCAAACACGGGAGCAATTGTGGGAACAATGTAGTTACAATGAGTCATGACGCACCACAAAGCTCTAGATTCAACTCTGCTCCCCTTGGTGCAGTGCTCTCACTTATGGCCAGCAGCTTCACCGGCTGTTTAGAACAGGAAAATCATGGAAACTTCAAGCCTGGTGTTCAGACACCGGACACGATAAAGCAGGAGTCCCCTGTATCCACCCATGATGATGTTATAGACAGGTTTCGGATTCTGAAGCAGCAGGAAACAAAGCGCAAACTCAAGTCTCAGAACTGCCCGGACCCAGACATTGGTGTTATAGACAGGTTTCAGATTCTGGAGCAGCAGGAAACAAATGGCAAACTCAAGTCACTTAACTCCTCAGAGACAAGAATGGATGACCAGGAGGACAATCCAGAGGCTTCGGAGATGGCTACTATTGGCAGAAGCAGCCATATGAGTGATGTTATGGGTAGATTCCAGGTACTAAAACGCCGGGAAGCTGAGCAAGTTCAGAAATCTCTCAACTGCGTGGACTCTGATTCTGATTCCGATTCAGATTTCGAATCAGATTCAGACAGTGACCAGCCAAGAAACAGAACACAAAGGTGTGATTATCTCTTGTCAGACTCGACGATGACAATAGGTGGAAACTCACAGATAGAGACGTGTGCCAATACTGAACCATCTGCATACGACAACGGCTACGAGAGCCCGACCTCGGATTGGGAACATGTCCTCGAGGATGACTGAGTACTGGAACTTTATTGGACAAGAAGTTTCGATCCTTTAATGGCTTTGTTAGTGTATAAATAAACAACATTAAATGAATTCTTATTCATAATGCGGTTTGCAGTTTTTATCTTTCAAAACTTTACAAGTAGCCTATTGCTCCGCTGAATACACCGAACTAATTGCACTCTGGGGCCACAAAACACAAAAAACTTATGCACCTTTCACACAGAAAGGCCATGTATattgtaaaacaaaataataatattttttttttgtgaatcatgatatttaataaaagtatataaacaTATAGTATATTGTTAACAAGATATGAGCCCGTTGTGTTTTGtgtgatgttttaatttaataaaaactataaaataataaataatttcttatagttttatgattgtttttttgaatatgttgtttgagatttattttataattaaaacctatttttacacataagtttaagttaatatttgtattttatattcatGGTACATAGATGAATTGTTATAAAATTTGTACTTAGGATTAGATAAAATACTATATCTAAACGTTTAAACTGAACACAATCCGAAATAAGAAACtgaatgaaaagtaaaaaaaataaaagtcaaatacatcaatcgaatcaatgacaacattatacatgttcttatgtaataatttaatattttattaaataattctttaaaattttattttgttcggatttttttttaaaaggaaaaaattctattttataaatctcacttttatttacaattaaacaaataatattaaatactcttttacaattttgtttaagattttagaaaaagaaaattactatCATATAACCTATTGCAATTATCTTCTCTTTAGAAtttcagaaaaaataaatttctatcaaataattatttttagttactaataaagaaaatttacatttcgtatcaatactaattttacatttttttgttaattaaataattttttgtatcatgttcatcatcaaatactctttcaaaaatattatcaaataattttttacaaTTCACTTTTGGTTAGGACTTAATAATatgatacaatttttttttgtttatgatttttatataaataaggaaaaaatgatcaaatattcttgtacaattttttaggattttagaaaaggaaattaatattacataatcttttacaattatattttttctaggatttagaaaaataaatttctatcaaataattatttccagtaaatattaacaatttttaaaagttgCCATTTTCAAAATTCAGTTTTTCTAAtatcacaaatatttttttttacaaattttgttGTTAACTAAATAATTGTTTACtatcatgtttatcattaattttaataagtacaaattactattaaataaaattttaaattctctctggttatgattttttttaaaagaaaaaattcttAATTGGTTAAGatcagaaaataatttttttttttagaaatctattttgttttggattttaggaaaagaagaagttattttcacatacaatagtttttattgacacattcacaatctattttttaattgacacatgtcacaatcataTCAGGTTAATTttgctttatattttttaacactaatttattaaaaagtaaagttagttaattataagaaaaaatattatttttatatatttattttatttagacttttaaataggaaattaattattttataattaaattttcttttagatttttatacaactatatttaatagaaaaaaatatgtttattatttatatattttgtcttatacatacaaacacatATTCATCATATTCACACATACTCATGTACGATaacaatatcaaaatataaaactaggttagcatcataagatgtaataaggataataaaaagttgagttgtatcaagaaattaaaagaaaatactgAGGTAATACTCTTCATGTATATACTAttgtattttgtaaaaataatatgtagaaGCTTTAATCTAAATATAGATGTGAaatatttgtagctatttttGGTCATTCTTTTTTAACATACaaaattatctattaaaaaaaagaaagttagttacttataagaaaataataagagtacttttaaaattttcttttaattaggattttaaaaaataaatattatttatttaaaagttagtttttattcattttttactaaattattttttgtactTGTAAGATTTTAcaattagtttttgtttaatatttataattaatttttaagaaaaaatcgcttttttattttagtatgtatatttttgattatgagaaagtttaacacatatcacatttttaaatatataactaacaTTGTCACAATCATGTAtattagcaactttgaagaaccaagcttttttataaaaatattaacaataataataataataagaatattaaataatatttatacttattttttaagaataataataataataataagaataataatataataataataataataataataataagaataataataataataataataagactactaaataatatttataattattttttaagaaaaatcattttcgttattttagtatatatattttgattatgaGATAGTTTAACAcatcacatttttaaatatataactcacatgtgtcacaatcatgttaattagcaattttgaagaaccaaactcaatataatattttataattataatttcattaaaattttagaaaaggaaaattatattaaataaattgttttcaaatatgttttaaggattttggagaaagaaaatttctaaaataatttctactaaatatttcaaaaaatatttttactattaaataatttttaaaagtagtttttataaaaattcgTTATCAACTAGTCTTTTGCAATTATCTGTTgattaggatttaaaaaaaggaaaattaccaTTGAATaatatcttaattattttttaataaaattcatttttgttaatatattaatctatatatttttaattaggaGATatattaacacatgtcacattcttaaatatataattgtcatgtgtcgcgatcatattaattaaaaaatttgaagaaccaaacttttagaaaagaaaaattctATCAAATAAatggttttcaattttttttaggattttgtaaaaagaaaatttctaaaataattacttccaaatataaaattttattattattaaatactttttaaaagtagtttttatcgaaatttgtttttattatcttattatatatatatatatgtttaatcattatatatttaaacacatgtcacaatattataaggaaaattattataaaatagttttttgcaatgatcttttgattaggaatttaaaaaggtaaattactattaaattaattttaattactttttagtaaaattcatttttgttaatatcttagtatatataattttaattatgaaatagattaacacatgtcgcaatcttaaaatatataattgtcatgtgttccgatcatgttaattagcaactttgaagaaccaaactttatataataagatttgtAAACATTTAGTCTTCCTAACCAATAACTTTGTCAGTTTGACAGAAGAATTTTTGATAAGGAACTAGATATCATTAAATATCTCTTTGTATTTTATCTTAGCTTGTCAAATACAACGAGAAAAGCCCACTCTCAAGGTTTACAAACCAATGACCCAAATGTACTAAAAGAGACAAACCTTTTACAACTCTAGGGTGCAATATTTATGTATAGCTGAATAAAGTTTCAATTGCCGGATGCTTCTATAGCTCCGTCATCGATTTTTTGGAATCGTTTTGCTTCTCTTTCTTTGATTTAATTTACCTTTGGTTACTTAGTTTGTTCGATtgtcaatttattttaaatttgggaatgtttttgattgtttttgtttgcttCTTCCAATGgatttggaaaaacaaaaacttcGGTTCAACTGAACTGTTTAGAAAAGGCAATTGACAGATTTACTGTAGATGGTGGCGACGGGTCTTACCGGCTTCAATCGTTGATGTTACGGAGTTCTTGCTGCAAACTATGGTTACTTCAAAATGCAACATCAAATTCTATGGAACGGTAATCTCTTTGACTCTATTATTATCAATAGAACAATATACAGAGTTGTCTTGTCTCGGTGGCTCCTACTGAAATATTTAAAAGGGAGTGACAATCGTTCTCAATTCAGTCTGAAGCGTGGTGTTCTTGGATTAATATGAAAAATCTTTAGTTATCCATATGCAAAATAGATATGcgttaatttatttaaaatcccTACTGGTGTATCTCTTCTCTTACATTTGTTTTGCTAGTTCTCATTATTTAAAACTCTTCGCCTAGATGGCTTAATAATATAATCCAACgttaaaaaaaacttcaaacgGCCATCGCCGTTTCTTGTTGAAGTTGTTGATATTCTTCCTCTTGAATCTTGTCCACGTCAGTTTCtaagctcttcttcttcaatctctTACAATAATAACATCTCCAAGTCTTATCAATATCCCCTCTATGAGAATGAACTTGTCCTCAAGATCAAATCGAGGCAAGTCTCTAGCAATATCCTTCATTCACATCTATCAACTCTCATAAACCGATAAACCTTTCCATTGAACCAAAGCGTCAAGATGTCCGTCAGCATCATAACGAGTGCTTTGCATGTGTTCTGGTTATAGGATAAACTCCTCTAATTGTAAAGTCGTGATTTCATGTTCCTTTCCCATTATATGTTTTAATTGGAAAAGTGGAATACGATGTATTTTTGATGAATATGaataaatattgttatttattttcttaataatgtCTGGAGGATCAATCGTGCGAGACTTAAATTTGCAGGGTAGGGTGTTGAATTTCTTGAAACAAAACCATTGTAGAAGTATAATGAAATGAGTGTTGAATAAATGAGGTGAAAGAGAGAGATGATATGATGTGGAATGTTAAAAGGGGAAAATGAGGATGTTGAAAATGTACAATGGTTTCAACACTCTCTCCATTTTCAACCCCTTCATTTTCTCCTTTTAACATTCCACATCATCTTATGTCTCTTCCACCTCATTTATTCAACACTCATTTCATTCTATACTTAGACTGTCTACATTGGTTTTCCTTATTGAAgacctttttttttcctttttttagaTTCCACCTCATCTTATCTCTTTTCcacataattatttaatatttattttctttttaatcaaTACAATAGTTTTACTCATTGTTCAAAAACTCGGGCGCGGAGCCGAGTAATCGTCCGAATAATCGCTACACGGTAGGTGGCCGCGGCAATCAGACCTCGGAGGTAGAATTAGGCGGTAGTCGTATAATTTCCGTGTTTTAGCCGCGTAGAACAAATTATAAGGAAACGCGTCCGTGTAATTAATATCACGATTCAACGTTCTTAAAAAAGATTCAATAGAAAACTCACTTTTTCTTAATTTTCAAGTACACAATCGAATGTTTCGTTG
This genomic window contains:
- the LOC103873054 gene encoding uncharacterized protein LOC103873054; the protein is MADGLGYGGFGGVPHPYWLRPHPPASTPQFLATHPVESSDQRFDPMIPHHRSPSSGDYTGPPVPVASFVTPLGHGGEDSSNDKGGYSSATVSSLADMLIRNSQEPFYLPIPPSGVCATTNAFDLNPSPHYYSGSAYGTHESVSVNPNILRMLQFDLNCDEHGSWKRKLKTEAGRSFGDNVSSHSPEYSASVEPVLGHVKPLSDNPNLRDGTVGSTSSKIPRPLQFDLNCDEHGSWNHLMVSSEGSESMKADNRIAAQSALSYETHSEASEDVQAKACKLLEQFDKKSALLPDLSIKGSSSRSNADGVSNGQSPLRDQGGFTSPASSTRVSSVVSALHNLSEVLVYECFSNRSLLKPEQLESLDKVVENLTRCSKKITCTQAMHVSLPNVADLNEAPNVVAKEFQGFNVKPLDSFGSKESVDKDEMTQSIKNILASKFPDGEENHPQTLLYKNLWLETEAALCSTTCLARYHRIQKETGNLKLQNREVSADASTFKQEPFLNPQESVSIINKVEKETAEPIIKHGSNCGNNVVTMSHDAPQSSRFNSAPLGAVLSLMASSFTGCLEQENHGNFKPGVQTPDTIKQESPVSTHDDVIDRFRILKQQETKRKLKSQNCPDPDIGVIDRFQILEQQETNGKLKSLNSSETRMDDQEDNPEASEMATIGRSSHMSDVMGRFQVLKRREAEQVQKSLNCVDSDSDSDSDFESDSDSDQPRNRTQRCDYLLSDSTMTIGGNSQIETCANTEPSAYDNGYESPTSDWEHVLEDD